One Salvia splendens isolate huo1 chromosome 22, SspV2, whole genome shotgun sequence DNA segment encodes these proteins:
- the LOC121786965 gene encoding protein FAR1-RELATED SEQUENCE 5-like, with protein MDYETPSTSHVENQLHVDDIVENTDLNIPECPIEFKPFVGRSFPTLDNAIEFYENYGRRVGFDSRKNGSKKVDDITLWFYMVCNREGEQKFNDQQPKRRRKSKKCGCNASVAFKFDSDRGYVIKHFNEEHNHPMVEVQHHKFMRLNRRLEPVHQKFISDCAGANIGPSLTFKLLTELMGGYESVGCTVLDIRNYTRDIRRYAEGCDAQMIIDELKNKKQNCDAFMYEYEVDSQSRLNHLFWCDPIAKLNFLQFGDIVSFDTTYSTNRYSMIFAPFTGKDNHGRAVSFGAGLLCSESADSFSWLFNQFVKCMGNHPKLIITDQDLGMKVAVEKVLVNTRHRWCMWHIMAKVAEKVPKSLLGNNDFKKDLNSCVWSELIEPTEFEDKWKNVMVTYDLVDSEWFVSMFESRRYWVPAYFRDFPNSSLIKTTSVSESQNSFFKRYTQSRANLVVFLMNFNNAVDAQRNYSAKLDYTDFNTTAKLKTEWSIEKHASTIFTDGAFMEIQEQIMEAYNHCSLVSISNDSSTEIYKVLDHFSNTWTVTLSAQDSICVCGCKMFLRTALVCCHIFLVLKNKKYRLIPEYLIGGRWLKSSLLKAVHGVQNSDVATHVYVDEKKKAQAILLGEMLGLYQAVSVDIDKIHELTLIVREARQQIFADGVVTSTAQKKKIMEEFYGAEAPQEVEVQPPEVVSTKGSGSRLPSRVEKALKLKNKPMRQCKKCQEWGHHDSRNCDKFKEKEMMRSRRNADV; from the exons ATGGATTATGAAACACCATCTACTTCGCATGTAGAAAATCAGTTACACGTAGATGACATTGTGGAGAATACAG ATTTAAATATTCCAGAATGCCCAATAGAATTTAAACCATTTGTTGGTCGTAGCTTCCCTACTTTGGACAACGCAATTGAGTTCTACGAGAACTATGGGCGACGCGTTGGATTTGATTCAAGGAAAAACGGTTCAAAGAAGGTTGATGATATCACCTTATGGTTTTACATGGTGTGTAACAGAGAGGGTGAACAGAAGTTTAATGATCAACAACCCAAACGACGACGAAAATCTAAAAAATGTGGATGTAATGCTTCTGTTGCTTTCAAATTTGATTCAGATCGTGGTTACGTAATTAAACATTTTAACGAAGAACACAACCATCCCATGGTTGAGGTACAACACCACAAGTTTATGAGGCTAAATCGTCGACTTGAACCAGTGCATCAAAAATTTATTTCAGATTGTGCTGGAGCTAATATCGGGCCATCTCTAACTTTCAAGCTGCTTACTGAGTTGATGGGCGGTTATGAGTCTGTTGGTTGTACTGTGTTGGACATTCGTAACTATACACGAGATATCAGAAGATACGCTGAAGGATGTGACGCCCAAATGATCATAGATGAGTTGAAGAATAAGAAGCAAAATTGTGATGCCTTCATGTACGAGTATGAAGTTGATTCTCAGAGTCGTTTGAATCATTTGTTTTGGTGCGATCCTATAGCCAAGTTGAATTTCTTGCAATTTGGTGACATTGTTTCTTTCGATACTACGTACTCAACTAACAG GTACTCCATGATATTTGCTCCGTTTACTGGTAAGGATAACCATGGTCGTGCAGTGTCATTTGGAGCTGGTTTGCTTTGTAGTGAGAGTGCGGATTCGTTCTCTTGGCTTTTTAATCAGTTTGTGAAATGCATGGGCAATCATCCGAAGTTGATAATTACTGATCAAGACTTGGGCATGAAAGTAGCTGTTGAAAAAGTTCTGGTGAATACTCGACACAGATGGTGTATGTGGCACATCATGGCAAAGGTAGCTGAAAAGGTTCCTAAGTCACTTCTTGGTAATAATGATTttaaaaaggatttgaattcATGCGTTTGGTCTGAGTTGATTGAACCTACTGAGTTTGAAGACAAGTGGAAGAATGTGATGGTGACTTATGATCTTGTTGACTCTGAATGGTTTGTCTCTATGTTTGAATCAAGAAGGTATTGGGTTCCAGCCTACTTTAGGGACTTTCCTAATAGTTCGTTGATAAAGACGACATCTGTTTCGGAGTCGCAGAATAGTTTTTTCAAGAGGTACACTCAGTCTAGGGCGAACCTggttgtttttttaatgaatttcaaTAATGCAGTTGATGCCCAAAGAAACTATTCTGCAAAGCTGGATTATACGGATTTTAATACAACTGCAAAGTTGAAGACAGAATGGTCGATTGAGAAGCACGCATCCACAATATTTACTGATGGGGCGTTCATGGAAATTCAAGAACAGATTATGGAGGCTTATAACCATTGTAGTCTGGTTTCTATTTCCAATGACTCAAGTACAGAGATTTATAAGGTTTTAGATCATTTTTCAAACACCTGGACGGTCACATTATCTGCGCAGGATTCGATTTGTGTATGTGGTTGTAAGATGTTTTTGAGGACTGCTCTTGTATGCTGCCACATCTTCTTGGTGTTGAAGAACAAAAAATATCGATTGATTCCGGAGTATCTGATTGGTGGTCGATGGTTGAAATCTTCTTTGCTTAAGGCTGTTCATGGCGTCCAAAACTCAGATGTTGCCACCCATGTTTATGTTGATGAAAAGAAGAAGGCTCAAGCAATTTTATTGGGAGAGATGTTGGGTCTGTACCAAGCGGTGTCTGTTGATATTGACAAAATTCATGAGCTGACATTGATAGTGCGTGAAGCTCGACAACAAATTTTTGCCGATGGGGTTGTGACGTCTACAGcacagaagaagaaaataatggAGGAATTTTATGGGGCTGAGGCACCTCAGGAAGTGGAGGTTCAACCACCTGAAGTTGTCAGCACCAAGGGATCCGGTAGTAGACTCCCTTCTAGAGTTGAGAAGGCTTTGAAGCTTAAGAACAAGCCTATGCGTCAATGCAAGAAATGTCAGGAGTGGGGTCACCATGATTCTAGGAATTGCGACAAatttaaagagaaagaaatgaTGCGCTCCAGAAGAAATGCTGATGTTTGA
- the LOC121787875 gene encoding cytochrome P450 78A9-like, which yields MIKPHVDNLWLITLVSKCKSLSPSNAIFLAFLFFLSCLILHIIFWAHPGGFAWGRLRWSSPLSFSQAGSIPGPRGLPVVGSMSLMAGLAHRKLASAAESHQAKRLMAFSLGETPAVVTCDPEVARDILHGSAFVDRPAKESAYELMFGRSMGFAPYGVYWTTLRRIASAHLFCPKQLRASAGRRSEIGDQMAAAMMESGVVRVRDVLKAASLNNMMFTVFGRRYVLDSGNRETAELRELVEEGYDLLGRLNWSDHFSFLADFDLQRIRFRCARMAPRVNRIVGRIMAEHERRDGDHDFVDVLMSLNGPDRLSEPDMISLLWEMIFRGTDTVAVLMEWILARLVLHRDIQSKVQHELDEVAGSSRQVTESDLTKLPYLTAVVKEVLRLHPPGPLLSWSRLSIRDATVDGHCVPAGTTAMVNMWAICRDPENWPDPLSFKSERFLSGAGIADMTLAPFGSGRRSCPGKVMGMTAVSFWVARLLHEFEFTAAGDVDLSEEMRLSCEMKKPLTVAVRRRRDRAVKV from the exons ATGATCAAACCACACGTAGACAATCTATGGCTCATCACTCTTGTCTCCAAATGcaaatctctctctccttcAAACGCCATATTCTTGGCATTTCTCTTCTTCCTATCATGCCTAATCCTCCACATCATCTTCTGGGCTCACCCCGGCGGCTTCGCCTGGGGCCGCCTAAGGTGGTCCAGCCCCCTCTCCTTCTCTCAGGCCGGGTCCATCCCCGGCCCCAGAGGCCTCCCTGTCGTGGGCAGCATGTCGCTCATGGCCGGCCTGGCCCACCGCAAGCTGGCCTCCGCTGCTGAATCCCACCAGGCCAAGCGCCTGATGGCGTTCAGCCTCGGGGAGACGCCTGCAGTCGTTACGTGCGACCCTGAGGTCGCACGTGACATCCTGCATGGGTCGGCCTTCGTGGACCGGCCGGCGAAGGAGTCTGCCTACGAGCTCATGTTCGGTCGGTCCATGGGGTTCGCCCCGTACGGGGTTTACTGGACGACGCTCCGGAGGATCGCCTCCGCCCACCTCTTCTGCCCGAAGCAGCTCAGGGCTTCGGCCGGGAGGCGGTCGGAGATTGGCGATCAGATGGCGGCGGCGATGATGGAATCTGGTGTTGTTCGGGTGAGGGATGTGTTGAAGGCGGCGTCGCTTAACAACATGATGTTCACTGTGTTCGGGCGGCGGTACGTTCTCGATTCCGGTAATCGGGAGACGGCGGAGCTGAGGGAATTGGTGGAGGAAGGGTACGATTTGCTCGGCCGGCTCAACTGGTCCGACCACTTCTCGTTTTTGGCAGATTTCGACTTGCAGAGAATCCGGTTCCGGTGCGCCAGGATGGCGCCCCGGGTGAACCGGATTGTCGGCAGGATCATGGCCGAGCACGAGAGGCGAGACGGCGATCATGATTTCGTGGACGTCCTGATGTCGCTTAACGGGCCCGACCGGTTGTCGGAACCCGACATGATCTCACTTCTCTGG GAAATGATATTCAGGGGGACAGACACAGTGGCAGTGCTGATGGAGTGGATACTAGCCAGGCTAGTGCTGCACCGCGACATTCAGTCAAAGGTGCAGCACGAGCTGGACGAGGTGGCCGGGAGCTCGCGTCAGGTCACAGAGTCTGACCTGACGAAGCTCCCTTACCTGACGGCTGTCGTCAAGGAGGTCCTGCGCCTCCATCCGCCGGGGCCGTTGCTCTCGTGGTCCCGTCTGTCGATCCGGGACGCGACGGTGGACGGCCACTGCGTCCCAGCGGGGACCACGGCTATGGTCAACATGTGGGCGATATGCCGGGATCCCGAAAACTGGCCCGACCCGTTGAGCTTCAAGTCCGAGAGGTTCCTCTCAGGCGCGGGGATCGCGGACATGACGCTGGCGCCGTTCGGGTCGGGCCGGAGGTCGTGCCCGGGGAAAGTGATGGGCATGACGGCGGTGAGCTTTTGGGTGGCGAGGCTTTTGCATGAGTTTGAGTTTACGGCGGCGGGTGACGTGGATTTGTCGGAGGAGATGAGGCTGTCTTGTGAAATGAAGAAGCCGCTGACGGTGGCGGTGCGGCGCCGGCGGGATAGAGCAGTGAAAGTTTAA
- the LOC121786220 gene encoding homeobox-leucine zipper protein ATHB-12-like, with protein MADSITRKKSKSSNDKRRFSDEQIRRLEATFSSESKLEPRRKAEVARELGLQPRQVAIWFQNKRARWKSKHVEKEYAALAASYDALSDRFESLKREKQSLVDQLRKLKGEGGSDGESESVKNEFEVKNEGVGTVEEEEMAMRMMDTTSDWGVLDFDDVVNDQSSCQWWGFWS; from the exons atggCGGATTCAATCACGCGCAAGAAGAGCAAGAGCAGCAACGACAAGCGCCGTTTCAGCGACGAGCAAATCCGGCGCCTCGAGGCCACGTTCTCCTCCGAGAGCAAGCTCGAGCCTCGGAGGAAGGCGGAGGTGGCGCGAGAGCTTGGCCTGCAGCCGCGCCAGGTGGCGATCTGGTTCCAGAACAAGCGGGCGCGGTGGAAGTCGAAGCACGTCGAGAAGGAGTACGCCGCGCTCGCAGCGAGCTACGACGCCCTCTCCGACCGCTTCGAGTCGTTGAAGAGAGAGAAGCAGTCGTTGGTCGATCAG TTGCGGAAGTTGAAGGGGGAGGGAGGGAGCGATGGGGAATCGGAGAGTGTGAAGAATGAGTTTGAAGTGAAGAATGAGGGAGTTGGGACGGTCGAGGAGGAAGAGATGGCGATGAGGATGATGGATACGACGTCGGATTGGGGAGTTCTTGATTTTGATGATGTTGTTAATGATCAAAGTAGCTGCCAATGGTGGGGTTTTTGGTCTTGA